In Streptomyces sp. 840.1, one DNA window encodes the following:
- a CDS encoding response regulator transcription factor, producing the protein MAIRVMLVDDQMLLRTGFRMVLAAQPDMEVVAEAGDGIEAIENLRATAVDVVLMDVRMPRLDGVEATRRICAQPDAPKVLILTTFDLDEYAFSGLKAGASGFMLKDVPPGELLAAIRSVHSGDAVVAPSTTRRLLDRFSPMLPSGRAEPRHKDIAKLTEREREVMLLVAQGLSNGEIAARLVLSEATVKTHVGRILTKLALRDRVQVVVLAYETGLVRAGGGGGTG; encoded by the coding sequence ATGGCGATCCGCGTGATGCTCGTCGACGATCAGATGCTGCTGCGCACCGGCTTCCGGATGGTGCTGGCCGCGCAGCCGGACATGGAGGTCGTCGCCGAGGCCGGCGACGGCATCGAGGCGATCGAGAACCTGCGGGCCACCGCGGTCGACGTCGTACTGATGGACGTGCGGATGCCCAGGCTGGACGGCGTCGAGGCGACCCGCCGGATCTGCGCACAGCCGGACGCGCCCAAGGTCCTCATCCTGACCACGTTCGACCTCGACGAGTACGCGTTCTCCGGGCTGAAGGCCGGGGCCAGCGGCTTCATGCTCAAGGACGTGCCGCCGGGCGAACTGCTCGCCGCGATCCGTTCCGTGCACAGCGGCGACGCGGTCGTCGCCCCGTCCACCACCCGCCGGCTGCTCGACCGCTTCTCGCCGATGCTGCCGAGCGGCAGGGCGGAGCCGCGCCACAAGGACATCGCCAAGCTCACCGAACGGGAGCGCGAGGTGATGCTGCTGGTGGCGCAGGGCCTGTCGAACGGCGAGATCGCCGCCCGGCTGGTGCTCTCCGAGGCCACCGTCAAGACGCACGTCGGCCGCATCCTGACCAAGCTGGCCCTGCGCGACCGGGTCCAGGTCGTCGTCCTCGCCTACGAGACCGGACTGGTGCGGGCGGGCGGCGGTGGCGGCACGGGCTGA
- a CDS encoding DUF5937 family protein translates to MSIDITGLDPDRIVFETSPLAELGLALHALSEPGHHPGLHGWATATTTALEPDLADRLHEADFLWRNTFSDIFMPFAGVRGGDGKTGAGLAEDLDILDRLDDERFVAAALEFTCATQYGTGAPSPLVDAGMRGRALDMAATRGPQQVEFAQRLLAGPASVRRWIRRLFEDCDQAFFADTWRRTRVQLVADARHKTDLLRHKGIGEALGAVSTAVSLDASGNRIGIDKLTEGSTDATDPAVGPGITLIPTSLGWPHLTVLHAPGWRPVIHYPVHRPELPSPASVELLQLRMEALAHPMRMRLCRNIARSPYTTGELADTNGITSPEVSRHLTVLKKAGLITTRRRGRYVLHQLDLTVVARLGSDFLEGILR, encoded by the coding sequence GTGAGCATCGACATCACGGGGCTCGACCCCGACCGCATCGTCTTCGAGACCTCCCCCCTCGCGGAGCTGGGGCTCGCCCTGCACGCGCTCTCCGAGCCGGGGCACCACCCGGGGCTGCACGGCTGGGCGACGGCCACCACGACGGCGCTGGAGCCGGACCTGGCGGACCGGCTGCACGAGGCGGACTTCCTGTGGCGGAACACCTTCTCGGACATCTTCATGCCGTTCGCGGGGGTCCGCGGCGGCGACGGCAAGACGGGCGCCGGCCTCGCGGAGGACCTGGACATCCTCGACCGGCTGGACGACGAGCGCTTCGTGGCCGCGGCCCTGGAGTTCACCTGCGCCACCCAGTACGGGACCGGCGCGCCCTCGCCCCTGGTCGACGCCGGGATGCGCGGCCGGGCCCTGGACATGGCGGCGACGCGCGGCCCGCAGCAGGTGGAGTTCGCCCAGCGGCTGCTGGCCGGTCCCGCCTCCGTACGCCGCTGGATCCGGCGCCTCTTCGAGGACTGCGACCAGGCGTTCTTCGCGGACACCTGGCGGCGGACGCGGGTCCAGCTGGTGGCCGACGCCCGGCACAAGACCGATCTGCTGCGCCACAAGGGGATCGGTGAGGCCCTGGGCGCGGTGTCCACCGCGGTGTCACTGGACGCGTCCGGGAACCGGATCGGCATCGACAAGCTGACCGAGGGCTCGACCGACGCCACCGATCCCGCCGTCGGCCCCGGGATCACCCTCATCCCGACCAGCCTCGGCTGGCCGCATCTGACGGTGCTGCACGCGCCGGGCTGGCGCCCGGTGATCCACTACCCCGTGCACCGGCCCGAGCTGCCGTCCCCCGCCTCCGTCGAGCTGCTCCAGCTGCGGATGGAGGCGCTGGCCCACCCGATGCGGATGCGGCTGTGCCGCAACATCGCCCGCTCCCCGTACACGACGGGCGAGCTGGCGGACACCAACGGCATCACCTCCCCCGAGGTCTCCCGCCACCTCACGGTGCTCAAGAAGGCCGGCCTGATCACGACCCGGCGCCGCGGCCGGTACGTCCTGCACCAGCTGGACCTGACCGTCGTGGCGCGGCTCGGCAGCGACTTCCTCGAAGGCATCCTGCGCTGA
- a CDS encoding low specificity L-threonine aldolase — protein MADTNEQARDDAADETPGPGPDGARDADDYPRGRRIAAWQQAERTLWRAPMDRSLGEQLAALTADADRLTDLGQPADVYGGGVVAELEQRIAGVLGKEAVAFFPTGTMAQQAALRSWAGRTGSPTVALHPLAHPEMYERGALSVVSGLRTVHPTSEPRLPTADEVRDFEEPFGTLMLELPLRDAGFVLPTWEELEAVVAAARERDAVVHFDGARLWECVTHFGRELPEITALADSVYVSFYKTLGGISGAALAGSASLIEEARAWRHRYGGQLFQQFPAALSALSGLERELPKLPSYVAHARLVAGALAEGLAEAGAGWFRVHPQPPHTHQFQVWLPYAPEVLTQASVRLAEETGTALFRMWTPAGAGPPGISCTEVTVTESGLEWTAADVKTALAGFLERVAEQERLAGQR, from the coding sequence ATGGCAGATACGAACGAGCAGGCCCGCGACGACGCGGCGGACGAGACGCCCGGCCCCGGCCCGGACGGGGCGCGGGACGCGGACGACTACCCGCGCGGACGCCGGATCGCCGCCTGGCAGCAGGCCGAGCGGACCCTGTGGCGGGCCCCGATGGACCGCTCGCTCGGTGAGCAGCTGGCCGCGCTGACCGCCGACGCCGACAGGCTCACCGACCTCGGGCAGCCCGCGGACGTCTACGGCGGCGGCGTGGTCGCCGAGCTGGAGCAGCGGATCGCCGGGGTGCTCGGCAAGGAGGCGGTCGCGTTCTTCCCGACCGGGACGATGGCGCAGCAGGCGGCGCTGCGCTCCTGGGCCGGGCGCACCGGCAGTCCGACGGTGGCGCTGCATCCGCTCGCCCACCCCGAGATGTACGAGCGGGGCGCGCTGTCGGTGGTGAGCGGGCTGCGTACCGTCCACCCGACGTCCGAGCCCCGGCTGCCCACGGCGGACGAGGTCCGTGACTTCGAGGAGCCGTTCGGCACCCTGATGCTGGAGCTGCCGCTGCGCGACGCGGGCTTCGTCCTGCCCACCTGGGAGGAGCTGGAGGCGGTGGTGGCGGCCGCGCGCGAGCGCGATGCGGTGGTCCACTTCGACGGGGCGCGGCTGTGGGAGTGCGTGACGCACTTCGGCCGGGAGCTGCCGGAGATCACCGCGCTCGCGGACAGCGTGTACGTGTCCTTCTACAAGACCCTCGGCGGGATATCGGGCGCCGCGCTCGCCGGTTCCGCCTCGCTGATCGAGGAGGCCCGCGCCTGGCGCCACCGGTACGGCGGCCAGCTCTTCCAGCAGTTCCCGGCGGCGCTCTCCGCCCTGAGCGGCCTGGAGCGGGAACTGCCGAAGCTGCCGTCGTACGTGGCGCACGCGCGGCTGGTGGCCGGGGCGCTGGCCGAGGGGCTCGCGGAGGCCGGCGCCGGCTGGTTCCGGGTGCATCCGCAGCCGCCGCACACCCACCAGTTCCAGGTGTGGCTGCCGTACGCGCCCGAGGTCCTGACCCAGGCGTCGGTGCGGCTGGCGGAGGAGACGGGCACGGCGCTCTTCCGCATGTGGACGCCGGCCGGTGCCGGACCGCCCGGGATCTCCTGCACCGAGGTCACGGTGACCGAATCCGGGCTGGAGTGGACGGCCGCCGACGTGAAGACGGCCCTGGCCGGGTTCCTGGAGCGGGTGGCCGAACAGGAGCGGCTCGCCGGGCAGCGGTGA
- a CDS encoding Rossmann-like and DUF2520 domain-containing protein: MNATAPKEPLDARDRPARLTVGVVGAGRVGPALASALRLAGHRPVAVSGVSDASVRRAAALLPDVPLVTPAEVLARAELVLLTVPDDALPGLVEGLAETGAVRPGQLIVHTSGRYGTKVLDPALRAGALPLALHPAMTFTGTSVDVQRLAGCSFGVTAPEQLRLAAEALVIEMGGEPEWIAEESRPLYHAALALGANHLVTLVAQSMELLRTAGVAAPDRMLGPLLGAALDNALRSGDAALTGPVARGDAGTVAAHIGELRAHAPQAVAGYVAMARATADRALAHGMLKPALAEDLLGVLADGGRTDGGRTGGGRTGGTGPEEPR; the protein is encoded by the coding sequence GTGAATGCAACAGCCCCCAAGGAACCCCTCGACGCGAGGGACCGCCCCGCCCGCCTCACCGTCGGCGTCGTCGGAGCCGGCCGGGTCGGCCCCGCGCTGGCCTCGGCCCTGCGGCTCGCGGGACACCGCCCGGTCGCCGTCTCGGGCGTCTCCGACGCCTCGGTGCGCCGCGCCGCCGCCCTGCTCCCCGACGTCCCCCTCGTGACGCCCGCCGAGGTCCTGGCGCGCGCCGAGCTCGTCCTGCTGACCGTCCCCGACGACGCGCTGCCCGGCCTCGTCGAGGGCCTGGCCGAGACCGGCGCGGTCCGGCCCGGACAGCTGATCGTGCACACCTCGGGCCGCTACGGCACCAAGGTGCTGGACCCCGCTCTGCGGGCCGGCGCCCTGCCGCTCGCCCTGCACCCGGCGATGACGTTCACCGGCACCTCCGTGGACGTCCAGCGGCTGGCCGGCTGCTCCTTCGGCGTCACTGCCCCCGAACAGCTCAGGCTCGCGGCCGAGGCACTGGTCATCGAGATGGGCGGCGAACCCGAGTGGATCGCCGAGGAGTCCCGCCCGCTCTACCACGCGGCTCTCGCCCTCGGCGCGAACCACCTGGTCACGCTCGTCGCCCAGTCGATGGAGCTGCTGCGCACGGCCGGGGTCGCCGCCCCCGACCGGATGCTCGGCCCGCTGCTCGGCGCCGCGCTCGACAACGCCCTGCGCTCCGGTGACGCCGCGCTGACCGGCCCGGTCGCCCGGGGCGACGCCGGCACCGTCGCCGCGCACATCGGTGAGCTGCGCGCCCACGCCCCGCAGGCGGTGGCCGGATACGTCGCGATGGCCCGCGCCACCGCCGACCGCGCCCTTGCCCACGGCATGCTCAAGCCGGCACTGGCCGAGGACCTCCTCGGCGTCCTGGCCGACGGCGGCCGCACCGACGGGGGCCGCACCGGCGGGGGCCGCACCGGCGGCACCGGACCGGAGGAGCCCCGATGA
- the panC gene encoding pantoate--beta-alanine ligase, with the protein MTDPTATLLATAAELEAYAPGAPGAPRAERAVVMTMGALHEGHASLIRAARALVGPAGQVVVTVFVNPLQFGEAADLDRYPRTLDADLALAGAAGGDAVFAPSADEVYPGGEPQVRISAGPMGERLEGASRPGHFDGMLTVVAKLLHLTRPDLAFFGQKDAQQLALIRRMVRDLNFPVEIVGVETARDADGLALSSRNRFLDAHERHTALALSRALFAARDRLAAQQALHARALAGGSNEDRAAGLNRLGEARLAADAQAVARARPDGGPAAVRAAARSVLDDAAAGQPPLALDYVALVDPADFTEIPDDHTAGDAVLAVAARVGTTRLIDNIPLTFGATT; encoded by the coding sequence ATGACCGACCCCACCGCCACCCTCCTCGCCACCGCCGCCGAACTGGAGGCGTACGCCCCCGGAGCGCCGGGCGCGCCCCGGGCCGAGCGTGCCGTCGTGATGACGATGGGCGCCCTGCACGAGGGCCACGCCTCGCTGATCCGCGCCGCCCGCGCGCTCGTCGGCCCGGCCGGCCAGGTCGTCGTCACCGTGTTCGTCAACCCGCTCCAGTTCGGGGAGGCGGCCGACCTCGACCGCTACCCCCGCACCCTCGACGCCGATCTCGCCCTCGCGGGCGCGGCCGGCGGCGACGCCGTCTTCGCCCCGTCCGCCGACGAGGTCTACCCGGGCGGGGAACCGCAGGTCCGGATCTCGGCCGGCCCGATGGGCGAGCGCCTCGAAGGAGCCTCGCGCCCCGGGCACTTCGACGGGATGCTCACCGTCGTCGCCAAGCTGCTCCACCTCACCCGCCCGGACCTCGCGTTCTTCGGGCAGAAGGACGCCCAGCAACTGGCCCTGATCCGCCGCATGGTGCGCGATCTGAACTTCCCCGTGGAGATCGTGGGGGTCGAGACGGCCCGCGACGCCGACGGCCTCGCGCTCTCCAGCCGCAACCGCTTCCTCGACGCGCACGAGCGGCACACCGCCCTCGCCCTGTCCCGGGCCCTGTTCGCCGCCCGCGACCGGCTCGCCGCCCAGCAGGCGCTGCACGCCCGCGCGCTGGCCGGCGGCTCCAACGAGGACCGGGCCGCCGGGCTCAACCGGCTCGGCGAGGCCCGGCTGGCCGCCGACGCGCAGGCGGTCGCCCGCGCCAGGCCGGACGGCGGACCCGCCGCGGTGCGCGCCGCCGCCCGCTCGGTCCTGGACGACGCGGCGGCCGGACAGCCCCCGCTCGCGCTGGACTACGTGGCGCTGGTGGACCCGGCCGACTTCACCGAGATCCCCGACGACCACACGGCGGGCGACGCGGTACTCGCCGTCGCCGCCCGGGTCGGCACCACCCGCCTCATCGACAACATCCCGCTGACCTTCGGAGCCACCACGTGA
- a CDS encoding L-aspartate oxidase, translating into MTGIRLPAPAPGWSIDADVVVVGSGVAGLTTALRCAAAGLATVVVTKARLDDGSTRWAQGGIAAALGEGDTPEQHLDDTLVAGAGLCDEDAVRTLVTEGPGAVRRLIGTGAHFDTTAEGAIALTREGGHHRRRIAHAGGDATGAEISRTLVEAVREAALHTVENALVLDLLTDAEGRTAGVTLHVMGEGQHDGVGAVHAPAVVLATGGMGQVFSATTNPSVSTGDGVALALRAGAEVSDLEFVQFHPTVLFLGTGAEGQQPLVSEAVRGEGAHLVDASGTRFMLGQHEMAELAPRDIVAKAITRQMQLHGTEHMYLDARHFGAEMWEQRFPTILAACRANGIDPVQEPIPVAPAAHYASGGIRTDLSGRTTVPGLYACGEVACTGVHGANRLASNSLLEGLVFAERIAADIVGDGPRAGDGSAAAPPVSSPPLDAETVAAHSASSPLLDPEARGTIQRIMTRGAGVLRSAGTLATAADELEDLHRSAVLKAGAAEPKLAVPGVEAWEVTNLLLVSRVLVAAARQREETRGCHWREDRPERDDENWRRHLVVRLAPGRQPAPRAGTAAPSRPLPPAALVLRRTDTEAFGPVRASGAADCAAASPTHPTPEEP; encoded by the coding sequence GTGACCGGAATACGGCTGCCCGCCCCCGCCCCTGGCTGGTCCATCGACGCCGATGTCGTGGTGGTCGGCTCCGGCGTGGCCGGGCTCACCACCGCCCTGCGCTGCGCCGCCGCCGGCCTCGCCACCGTCGTCGTCACCAAGGCCCGGCTCGACGACGGCTCGACCCGCTGGGCCCAGGGCGGCATCGCGGCGGCCCTCGGCGAGGGCGACACCCCCGAGCAGCACCTGGACGACACCCTGGTCGCGGGCGCCGGCCTGTGCGACGAGGACGCGGTACGCACCCTGGTGACCGAGGGCCCCGGCGCGGTGCGGCGGCTGATCGGCACCGGCGCCCACTTCGACACCACGGCCGAGGGCGCCATCGCGCTGACCCGCGAGGGCGGCCACCACCGCCGCCGCATCGCCCATGCGGGCGGCGACGCGACCGGCGCGGAGATCTCCCGCACCCTGGTCGAGGCGGTCCGCGAGGCCGCCCTGCACACCGTCGAGAACGCCCTCGTGCTCGACCTCCTCACCGATGCCGAAGGCCGCACGGCGGGCGTCACCCTGCATGTCATGGGCGAGGGCCAGCACGACGGCGTCGGCGCGGTCCACGCCCCCGCGGTGGTCCTCGCCACCGGGGGCATGGGCCAGGTCTTCTCCGCCACCACCAACCCCTCGGTCTCCACGGGTGACGGCGTGGCGCTCGCGCTGCGGGCGGGCGCGGAGGTCTCGGACCTCGAATTCGTCCAGTTCCACCCCACCGTGCTCTTCCTCGGCACCGGCGCCGAGGGCCAGCAGCCCCTGGTGTCGGAGGCGGTACGGGGCGAGGGCGCCCATCTCGTCGACGCCTCCGGCACGCGCTTCATGCTCGGGCAGCACGAGATGGCCGAGCTCGCCCCGCGCGACATCGTCGCCAAGGCGATCACCCGCCAGATGCAGCTGCACGGCACCGAGCACATGTACCTCGACGCCCGGCACTTCGGCGCCGAGATGTGGGAGCAGCGCTTCCCCACCATCCTGGCGGCCTGCCGGGCCAACGGCATCGACCCGGTCCAGGAGCCGATCCCGGTCGCCCCGGCCGCGCACTACGCCTCCGGCGGCATCCGCACCGACCTGAGCGGCCGTACGACGGTGCCCGGCCTGTACGCCTGCGGCGAGGTCGCCTGCACCGGGGTGCACGGCGCCAACCGGCTGGCCTCCAACTCGCTCCTCGAAGGCCTCGTGTTCGCCGAGCGCATCGCGGCGGACATCGTCGGGGACGGCCCCCGCGCGGGCGACGGGAGTGCCGCCGCGCCCCCGGTGAGCTCGCCGCCGCTCGACGCGGAGACCGTCGCCGCGCACTCGGCCTCCTCGCCGCTGCTCGACCCGGAGGCGCGGGGCACGATCCAGCGCATCATGACCCGCGGAGCCGGAGTGCTGCGTTCCGCCGGCACCCTCGCCACCGCCGCCGACGAGCTGGAGGACCTGCACCGCAGCGCTGTCCTGAAGGCCGGCGCGGCCGAGCCGAAGCTCGCGGTGCCCGGCGTCGAGGCCTGGGAGGTCACCAACCTGCTCCTGGTCTCCCGCGTCCTGGTCGCCGCCGCCCGGCAGCGCGAGGAGACCCGGGGCTGCCACTGGCGCGAGGACCGGCCCGAGCGCGACGACGAGAACTGGCGCCGCCACCTCGTCGTCCGGCTCGCCCCCGGCCGGCAGCCGGCGCCGCGTGCGGGGACGGCCGCCCCGTCGCGCCCCCTGCCCCCCGCGGCGCTGGTCCTCCGTCGGACGGATACCGAGGCGTTCGGCCCCGTACGCGCGTCCGGGGCAGCAGACTGCGCAGCAGCAAGCCCCACCCACCCCACTCCCGAGGAGCCGTAA
- the nadC gene encoding carboxylating nicotinate-nucleotide diphosphorylase yields the protein MSTPEENPRPTPVDVPLIQIGAPAPAAGGCGDGCGCGGEDGYDPDGLECGLDPSLAQILADAGLDPVQVEDVAHVAIAEDLDGGVDVTTVATVPADAVATGDFTAREAGVVSGLHVAEAVLSIVCTSAFEVERHVLDGDRVVPGQKLLTVTTRTRDLLTGERGALNLLCRLSGIATATRAWADVLEGTKAKVRDTRKTTPGLRALEKYAVRCGGGVNHRMSLSDAALVKDNHVIAAGGVAEAFKRVRDEFPDLAIEVEVDTMQQVTEVLEAGADLILLDNFTPSQTAEAVALVGGRAVLESSGRLTLDSARAYAEAGVDYLAVGALTHSSPILDIGLDFRDTDGAGA from the coding sequence GTGAGCACGCCCGAAGAGAATCCGCGCCCCACACCCGTGGACGTACCGCTGATCCAGATCGGCGCGCCCGCACCTGCCGCCGGCGGCTGCGGCGACGGCTGCGGCTGCGGCGGGGAGGACGGTTACGACCCGGACGGCCTGGAGTGCGGCCTCGACCCGTCGCTCGCCCAGATCCTCGCGGACGCCGGTCTGGACCCGGTCCAGGTCGAGGACGTCGCGCACGTCGCCATCGCGGAGGACCTCGACGGCGGGGTGGACGTCACGACGGTGGCCACCGTTCCCGCGGACGCCGTGGCCACCGGTGACTTCACCGCGCGCGAGGCGGGCGTGGTGTCCGGTCTGCACGTGGCCGAGGCCGTCCTGTCGATCGTCTGCACCTCCGCGTTCGAGGTCGAGCGGCACGTGCTGGACGGCGACCGCGTCGTCCCCGGCCAGAAGCTGCTGACCGTCACCACCCGCACCCGTGACCTGCTCACCGGCGAACGCGGCGCGCTCAACCTGCTCTGCCGGCTCTCCGGCATCGCCACCGCCACCCGCGCCTGGGCCGACGTCCTGGAAGGCACGAAGGCCAAGGTCCGCGACACCCGCAAGACGACGCCCGGCCTGCGCGCCCTGGAGAAGTACGCGGTGCGCTGCGGCGGCGGGGTCAACCACCGCATGTCGCTGTCCGACGCCGCGCTCGTCAAGGACAACCACGTCATCGCGGCGGGCGGGGTGGCCGAGGCCTTCAAGCGGGTCAGGGACGAGTTCCCGGACCTTGCGATCGAGGTCGAGGTCGACACGATGCAGCAGGTCACCGAGGTGCTGGAGGCGGGCGCCGATCTGATCCTGCTGGACAACTTCACCCCCTCGCAGACGGCCGAGGCCGTCGCGTTGGTGGGCGGCCGCGCGGTCCTGGAGTCCTCCGGCCGGCTGACGCTGGACTCCGCCCGCGCCTACGCCGAGGCCGGGGTGGACTACCTGGCCGTCGGCGCGCTCACCCACTCCTCGCCGATCCTCGACATCGGCCTGGACTTCCGCGACACCGACGGGGCCGGCGCCTGA
- a CDS encoding type III pantothenate kinase, with protein MLLTIDVGNTHTVLGLFDGEEIVEHWRISTDARRTADELAVLLQGLMGMHPLLGMELGDGIEGIAICSTVPAVLHELREVTRRYYGDVPAVLVEPGIKTGVPILMDNPKEVGADRIINAVAAVDLYGGPAIVVDFGTATTFDAVSARGEYTGGVIAPGIEISVEALGVKGAQLRKIELARPRSVIGKNTVEAMQAGIIYGFAGQVDGVVGRMKKELAADPDDVTVIATGGLAPMVLGESSVIDEHEPWLTLIGLRLVYERNVSRL; from the coding sequence ATGCTGCTCACCATCGACGTCGGAAACACCCACACCGTCCTCGGCCTGTTCGACGGCGAGGAGATCGTCGAGCACTGGCGGATCTCCACGGACGCCCGCCGCACGGCGGACGAACTGGCGGTCCTGCTGCAGGGCCTGATGGGCATGCACCCGCTGCTGGGCATGGAGCTGGGTGACGGGATCGAGGGCATCGCGATCTGCTCCACCGTCCCGGCCGTCCTGCACGAGCTGCGCGAGGTGACCCGCCGCTACTACGGCGACGTCCCCGCCGTCCTCGTCGAGCCCGGCATCAAGACCGGCGTGCCGATCCTGATGGACAACCCGAAGGAGGTCGGCGCGGACCGCATCATCAACGCGGTCGCCGCCGTCGACCTGTACGGCGGCCCGGCGATCGTCGTCGACTTCGGCACGGCCACCACTTTCGACGCGGTCTCGGCTCGGGGCGAGTACACCGGCGGCGTCATCGCGCCCGGCATCGAGATCTCGGTCGAGGCGCTCGGCGTCAAGGGTGCCCAGCTCCGCAAGATCGAGCTGGCCAGGCCGCGCAGCGTGATCGGCAAGAACACCGTCGAGGCCATGCAGGCGGGCATCATCTACGGCTTCGCCGGCCAGGTCGACGGGGTCGTCGGCCGGATGAAGAAGGAACTGGCGGCCGACCCCGACGACGTCACCGTCATCGCGACGGGCGGCCTTGCTCCGATGGTGCTGGGCGAGTCCTCGGTCATCGACGAGCACGAGCCCTGGCTCACCCTCATCGGCCTGCGCCTGGTGTACGAGCGCAACGTGTCGCGCCTCTAG
- a CDS encoding BlaI/MecI/CopY family transcriptional regulator, translated as MPRQLGELEDAVMTRVWQWNRPVTVREVLEDLSQERSIAYTTVMTVMDNLHQKGWVRREVDGRAYRYTAVSTRAAYSAALMNEAWSTSDNPAAALVAFFGMMSAEQREALRDAMRMVVPALPEDAAQPGGEADGEDAGADREADGAEPDPGR; from the coding sequence GTGCCCCGTCAATTGGGAGAGCTGGAAGACGCCGTGATGACCCGGGTCTGGCAATGGAACCGTCCGGTAACCGTGCGGGAAGTCCTTGAGGACCTCTCGCAGGAACGGTCCATCGCCTACACCACCGTCATGACGGTAATGGACAATCTCCATCAGAAGGGCTGGGTGCGCCGGGAAGTGGACGGCCGCGCATATCGATATACGGCGGTCTCCACACGCGCCGCGTACTCGGCCGCACTGATGAACGAAGCCTGGTCGACGAGTGACAACCCGGCCGCCGCGCTGGTGGCGTTCTTCGGCATGATGTCGGCCGAGCAGCGCGAGGCTCTCCGGGACGCGATGCGGATGGTTGTGCCCGCCCTTCCCGAGGACGCCGCACAGCCGGGCGGTGAAGCGGACGGAGAAGACGCCGGAGCGGACCGAGAAGCCGATGGGGCGGAGCCGGACCCCGGGCGATAG
- a CDS encoding amino-acid N-acetyltransferase — MSSELPQTDFRTEPSVINVPITVRRARTSDVAAVRGLLDGYVREGILLDKATVTLYEDIQEFWIAERDEDAQVIGCGALHVMWEDLAEVRTLAVDHSVKGAGVGHQVLDKLLQTARWLGVRRVFCLTFEVDFFAKHGFVEIGETPVDGDVYSELLRSYDEGVAEFLGLERVKPNTLGNSRMLLHL; from the coding sequence ATGTCCTCAGAGCTTCCGCAAACCGATTTCCGGACCGAACCGTCGGTTATAAACGTACCCATCACCGTCCGGCGTGCGAGGACGAGCGATGTGGCCGCCGTCCGGGGTCTCCTCGACGGCTACGTGCGTGAAGGCATCCTGCTCGACAAAGCGACGGTCACTCTTTACGAGGACATCCAGGAGTTCTGGATCGCGGAACGCGACGAGGACGCCCAGGTCATCGGCTGCGGCGCACTGCATGTCATGTGGGAAGACCTTGCCGAAGTGCGTACTCTCGCGGTCGATCACAGCGTCAAGGGCGCCGGAGTCGGGCACCAAGTGCTGGACAAGTTGTTGCAGACCGCCCGCTGGCTGGGCGTGCGACGGGTTTTCTGTCTCACCTTCGAAGTCGACTTCTTCGCGAAGCACGGCTTCGTGGAGATCGGAGAGACTCCGGTCGACGGAGATGTCTACAGCGAGCTGCTGCGTTCCTATGACGAGGGAGTCGCGGAGTTCCTGGGCCTCGAACGAGTGAAGCCGAACACCTTGGGTAACAGCCGGATGCTTCTGCACCTGTGA
- a CDS encoding Lsr2 family protein has translation MAQKVQVLLVDDLDGGEADETVTFALDGKTYEIDLTTSNADKLRTLLEPYAKGGRRTGGRAASGRGKGRAVPGGNKDTAEIRKWARENGHNVNDRGRVPADIREAYEKANG, from the coding sequence GTGGCACAGAAGGTTCAGGTCCTTCTTGTTGACGACCTCGACGGCGGCGAGGCGGACGAGACCGTCACGTTCGCGCTGGATGGCAAGACGTACGAGATCGACCTCACCACGAGCAACGCGGACAAGCTGCGTACGCTGCTCGAGCCTTACGCCAAGGGCGGCCGCCGCACCGGTGGCCGTGCCGCTTCCGGGCGTGGCAAGGGCCGCGCGGTTCCCGGTGGCAACAAGGACACCGCCGAGATCCGTAAGTGGGCGCGCGAGAACGGCCACAACGTGAATGACCGCGGCCGTGTTCCCGCAGACATCCGTGAGGCTTACGAGAAGGCCAACGGCTGA